In Corynebacterium nuruki S6-4, the following proteins share a genomic window:
- a CDS encoding DUF4259 domain-containing protein produces MSTWDESVFTDEAATDFLDECDDLEQADFVAALVDATTVALNHAGRGTADFRTGLCAATVAAIWSGAPFTAADAVDAHPHIRTGIGECPEELEAVALQLLDRELETTGDDAPDGLETAVEALS; encoded by the coding sequence ATGAGCACCTGGGACGAGTCGGTCTTCACGGACGAGGCGGCCACGGACTTCCTCGATGAATGTGACGACCTCGAGCAGGCGGACTTCGTCGCCGCACTGGTGGACGCCACGACGGTGGCACTCAATCACGCCGGACGGGGCACGGCGGACTTCCGGACGGGGCTGTGTGCCGCGACAGTGGCGGCGATCTGGTCGGGTGCACCTTTCACCGCCGCCGATGCGGTGGACGCCCACCCGCACATCCGCACCGGGATCGGGGAGTGCCCCGAAGAGCTCGAAGCGGTCGCGCTCCAGTTGCTGGACCGGGAGCTGGAGACGACGGGGGACGACGCGCCGGACGGACTGGAGACGGCGGTCGAGGCACTGAGCTGA